Proteins from a genomic interval of Shewanella seohaensis:
- a CDS encoding ComF family protein: MSGDSKWTWSQQGAKLLRIVSHLGQRYLAGSLPNRCLLCHQSLNVREAGFCQVCLQTGLYHSPICLGCGKSMPLELEYCGECLRHQPRKVIAPCSYHQGFGPWIAAIKYQGQLAALPILCQALVARIGQLEQQDLITLPQAIVPVPLHPNRLRQRGFNQAWLIAHELSKQLSLPLVSDGLIRRQDTRPQAGLNGAQRRRNLQDAFELNADFAYQRIALVDDVVTTGTTVAEIARLFEARYIQVQIWCLARAEAPGLLDDIASENSGFD, translated from the coding sequence ATGTCGGGCGATAGCAAATGGACTTGGTCGCAACAGGGGGCGAAGCTGTTACGCATAGTTTCGCATTTGGGGCAGCGTTACTTGGCGGGCAGTTTACCTAACCGCTGCTTACTGTGCCACCAATCCCTCAATGTAAGGGAAGCCGGATTTTGCCAGGTATGCCTGCAAACGGGCTTATATCACAGCCCAATTTGTTTAGGTTGTGGAAAGTCCATGCCGCTTGAACTCGAATATTGCGGTGAGTGCCTACGGCATCAACCGCGAAAAGTCATCGCACCTTGCAGTTATCATCAAGGCTTTGGTCCTTGGATAGCGGCCATTAAATATCAGGGGCAACTCGCCGCGTTACCCATATTGTGCCAAGCCTTAGTGGCGCGCATTGGTCAGCTCGAACAGCAAGACTTAATCACTCTACCGCAGGCCATAGTGCCAGTCCCTTTACATCCCAATCGGCTGCGCCAACGTGGATTTAATCAAGCATGGTTAATTGCCCATGAATTATCGAAGCAGCTCTCGCTGCCACTGGTCAGTGACGGATTAATTCGGCGGCAGGATACCCGCCCACAAGCCGGACTCAATGGCGCACAGCGACGGCGAAATCTACAGGATGCTTTTGAGTTAAATGCCGATTTTGCCTATCAACGGATAGCGCTGGTGGACGATGTGGTCACCACGGGGACTACAGTGGCAGAAATTGCCCGCTTGTTCGAGGCGCGATATATACAAGTGCAAATATGGTGCCTCGCCAGAGCCGAAGCACCGGGGTTGTTGGATGATATTGCAAGTGAAAACTCGGGTTTTGATTAG
- the greB gene encoding transcription elongation factor GreB, whose translation MKAHLITRQGWMTLDKELKYLWKEYRPQITLKVQEAAAQGDRSENADYTYNKRLLRQIDSRVRYLVKRLEELKIVDYSPLQEGKIYFGAWFELENEAGERVRYRIVGKDELDTKLGYITIDSPMARALIGKQVDDEVVVQTPSGPKEWYINDIRYTPFETPLEGEPE comes from the coding sequence ATGAAAGCGCATTTGATCACCCGCCAAGGCTGGATGACCTTAGATAAAGAATTAAAATACCTGTGGAAGGAATATCGTCCGCAGATCACGCTCAAAGTGCAAGAGGCCGCCGCCCAGGGCGACCGAAGTGAAAACGCGGATTATACTTACAACAAAAGGCTTTTACGCCAAATCGATAGCCGTGTCAGATACTTAGTCAAACGCCTCGAAGAACTTAAAATCGTCGATTATTCTCCCCTGCAAGAAGGCAAAATTTACTTTGGCGCTTGGTTCGAGCTTGAAAACGAAGCGGGCGAGCGCGTGCGTTATCGTATCGTCGGCAAGGATGAGCTCGATACTAAACTGGGTTATATCACCATAGACTCTCCCATGGCGCGGGCACTGATCGGCAAACAGGTCGATGATGAAGTGGTCGTGCAAACCCCTTCGGGTCCAAAGGAATGGTATATCAACGACATCCGCTATACCCCATTCGAGACGCCGCTCGAGGGCGAGCCAGAATAA
- the ompR gene encoding osmolarity response regulator transcription factor OmpR, with the protein MGQETSKILVVDDDMRLRALLERYLMEQGYQVRSAANAEQMDRLLERENFHLIVLDLMLPGEDGLSICRRLRQQGSTIPIVMLTAKGDEVDRIIGLELGADDYLPKPFNPRELLARIKAVMRRQIQDVPGAPAQQEAEISFGEFSLDLATREMYHGNEAIALTSGEFAVLKVLVTHPREPLSRDKLMNLARGRDYSALERSIDVQVSRLRRLIEKDPANPRYIQTVWGLGYVFVPDGAARR; encoded by the coding sequence ATGGGACAAGAAACCTCGAAAATCCTCGTCGTCGATGATGATATGCGCCTACGAGCACTACTCGAGCGTTACCTGATGGAGCAAGGCTATCAGGTGCGCAGTGCGGCCAATGCTGAGCAGATGGACCGTTTATTGGAGCGTGAAAACTTCCACCTAATAGTGCTCGATTTGATGTTGCCCGGTGAAGATGGCTTATCCATCTGCCGTCGTCTGCGCCAACAGGGCAGTACGATTCCGATTGTGATGCTCACCGCCAAGGGCGATGAGGTCGACCGGATTATCGGTTTAGAACTCGGTGCCGACGATTATTTGCCAAAACCCTTTAACCCGAGGGAGTTATTGGCGCGGATCAAAGCGGTAATGCGTCGCCAAATTCAAGATGTCCCCGGCGCGCCCGCGCAGCAAGAGGCTGAAATTAGCTTTGGCGAGTTCTCCCTCGACTTAGCCACCCGCGAGATGTACCACGGTAATGAGGCTATCGCACTCACCAGTGGCGAGTTCGCCGTATTAAAAGTGTTAGTCACCCATCCACGCGAACCCTTGTCGCGGGATAAACTGATGAACCTCGCCCGTGGCCGTGATTATTCGGCGCTGGAGCGCTCGATTGACGTACAGGTTTCGCGCCTGCGCCGTTTAATTGAGAAGGATCCCGCTAACCCAAGGTATATCCAAACCGTGTGGGGCCTAGGTTATGTGTTTGTGCCCGATGGCGCCGCCCGTCGATGA
- the bioH gene encoding pimeloyl-ACP methyl ester esterase BioH codes for MNSATPAHHPQLHIDTRGQGPDLVMLHGWGVNSAVFTPLHEQLSEYRVHYVDLPGFGLSQPIAGDLSTWVDALIHTLPANAIWAGWSLGGLVATQAAISYPSHVRGLITIASSPCFMAREEEAWPGIPPQVLSMFGEQLGQNLPKTIERFLAIQAMGSETAKDDIKQLRDLVLARPLPDAAALTQGLDMLNQIDLRPHLSAIQQPWLRIWGRLDGLVPKRVQPQMPTASHITDLMLAKASHAPFVSHREEFLQAITPWLAQFKD; via the coding sequence GTGAACTCTGCGACGCCAGCCCATCATCCGCAACTGCATATCGACACCCGAGGCCAAGGGCCAGATCTGGTCATGCTTCACGGTTGGGGCGTTAATAGCGCCGTCTTCACGCCGCTCCATGAGCAGCTTTCTGAGTATAGAGTCCACTATGTCGATCTGCCGGGCTTTGGCTTAAGTCAGCCAATCGCGGGCGATTTATCGACTTGGGTGGATGCGCTAATTCATACCTTACCCGCCAATGCGATTTGGGCCGGCTGGTCACTGGGTGGCTTAGTGGCAACTCAAGCTGCCATAAGCTACCCATCCCATGTCAGAGGATTAATAACTATCGCCTCCTCGCCCTGTTTTATGGCAAGAGAGGAAGAAGCATGGCCCGGCATTCCACCGCAGGTGCTCAGCATGTTTGGCGAGCAGCTTGGGCAAAATTTACCAAAAACGATTGAGCGCTTTTTAGCGATTCAGGCCATGGGCAGCGAAACCGCCAAAGACGATATTAAGCAGCTGCGGGATTTAGTCTTAGCACGCCCGCTACCCGATGCAGCGGCCTTAACTCAAGGTTTGGATATGTTGAATCAAATCGATCTTAGGCCACATCTCTCGGCGATACAGCAACCTTGGCTGCGGATCTGGGGCCGACTCGATGGACTCGTGCCCAAACGCGTTCAACCTCAAATGCCCACCGCCAGTCATATCACTGATCTCATGCTTGCCAAGGCATCCCACGCACCGTTTGTGTCTCACAGGGAAGAATTCTTGCAGGCAATCACACCTTGGCTGGCGCAATTCAAGGACTAG
- the nfuA gene encoding Fe-S biogenesis protein NfuA has product MITISDAAQAHFVKLLADQPEGTHIRVFVISPGTAQAECGVSYCPPDAVESDDIELEFNGFSAMVDEKSAPFLEEASIDFVTDQLGSQLTLKAPNAKMRKVASDAPLAERVEYVIQSEINPQLASHGGNIMLVEITLEGVAVLQFGGGCNGCSQVDITLKDGIEKQLLDMFPGELSGVSDVTDHQHGAHSYA; this is encoded by the coding sequence ATGATTACTATTTCCGATGCGGCTCAGGCCCATTTTGTAAAGTTGTTAGCCGATCAACCTGAAGGCACTCATATTCGCGTATTTGTGATCAGTCCAGGTACCGCACAAGCCGAGTGTGGCGTGTCTTACTGCCCGCCTGACGCCGTTGAAAGCGATGATATTGAATTAGAATTCAATGGCTTTAGCGCTATGGTTGACGAGAAGAGTGCGCCTTTCTTAGAAGAAGCCTCAATCGACTTCGTGACCGATCAATTAGGATCGCAATTAACCCTTAAAGCCCCTAACGCAAAAATGCGTAAAGTGGCTTCAGATGCGCCTTTAGCCGAGCGTGTTGAGTATGTGATCCAATCTGAAATCAACCCACAACTGGCAAGCCATGGTGGTAACATCATGTTGGTTGAAATCACCCTAGAAGGCGTAGCAGTACTGCAGTTCGGTGGTGGTTGTAACGGTTGTTCGCAAGTTGATATCACTCTAAAAGATGGTATCGAGAAGCAACTACTCGATATGTTCCCAGGTGAACTCTCTGGTGTGAGCGATGTGACCGATCACCAACACGGCGCGCATTCTTACGCTTAA
- a CDS encoding LTA synthase family protein codes for MQSGSSARGRQSAHGPFRVILVFSLLVLAIATASRIGLGLWQGERVAAVDGWSHLLLQGIRVDIATLCWLWGVAALGTALFSGEHLLGRIWQWVLRLWLTLGLWTIVFLEVSTPAFIEEYGIRPNRLYVEYLIYPKEVLSMLWAGRKLELIFSVLLTLATLWGGWKLSGKLTKNLRFPRWYWRPVLAVMVIVVTLLGARSTLGHRPINPAMVAFADDPLVNSLVINSAYSLVFAIKQMGSEEDASKVYGSLDRDEIIKTIRQESGRPESAFTSSDIPSLSFNQASYSGKPKNLVILLQESLGARFVGSLGGMPLTPNIDALSQEGWYFDNLYATGTRSVRGIEAVTTGFTPTPARAVVKLGKSQTGFFTLAELLKNHGYTTQFIYGGESHFDNMRSFFLGNGFSDIIDQKDYKSPAFVGSWGASDEDLMRKANSEFERLHSEGKPFFSLVFSSSNHDPFEFPDGRIELYEQPKQTRNNAAKYADYAIGEFFKLAKNADYWKDTIFIVVADHDSRVGGADLVPVSRFRIPGLIIGDNVAPKRDHRIVSQIDLPPTLLSLIGISDSYPMLGRDLTQVSDDWPGRALMQYDKNFALMEGKDVVILQPEKAAQGFQYDEKTEHLTPYAPAAQALEKKALGWALWGSLAYQQELYRSGK; via the coding sequence ATGCAGTCAGGTTCATCCGCTCGTGGACGCCAGTCCGCCCATGGGCCATTTCGCGTCATTCTTGTTTTCAGTCTGTTAGTACTCGCTATTGCTACGGCAAGCCGCATCGGCTTAGGTCTGTGGCAGGGCGAACGTGTGGCTGCCGTTGACGGTTGGTCGCATCTGCTACTACAAGGTATTCGTGTTGATATCGCTACCCTGTGTTGGTTATGGGGTGTCGCCGCCTTAGGTACGGCGTTGTTTTCGGGAGAACACCTGCTTGGCCGCATTTGGCAATGGGTGCTGCGCCTATGGCTAACCTTAGGTCTGTGGACCATTGTATTTCTTGAGGTTTCAACGCCAGCCTTTATTGAGGAATACGGCATTCGCCCGAACCGCTTGTATGTGGAGTATTTGATTTACCCTAAAGAAGTGCTGTCGATGCTGTGGGCGGGACGCAAGCTGGAGCTGATTTTCTCTGTGCTGCTCACCCTAGCGACGCTGTGGGGCGGTTGGAAACTCAGTGGTAAGTTAACTAAAAATCTGCGTTTCCCCCGTTGGTATTGGCGTCCTGTGCTAGCTGTCATGGTAATAGTCGTGACCCTATTGGGCGCGCGCTCAACCTTAGGCCATCGTCCAATCAACCCGGCGATGGTGGCATTTGCCGACGATCCATTAGTGAACTCCCTCGTGATTAACTCTGCTTATTCGTTAGTGTTTGCAATCAAGCAAATGGGCAGCGAAGAAGACGCCTCTAAGGTGTATGGCTCATTAGATAGAGATGAGATCATCAAGACCATCAGACAAGAGAGTGGCCGCCCCGAGAGTGCCTTTACCTCGAGTGACATCCCTTCATTGAGCTTTAACCAAGCCAGCTACAGCGGTAAACCGAAAAACTTAGTCATCCTGTTACAGGAAAGCTTAGGTGCCCGTTTTGTGGGGAGCTTAGGCGGTATGCCCTTAACGCCGAATATCGATGCGCTCTCACAGGAAGGCTGGTATTTCGATAATCTTTACGCCACTGGGACACGTTCAGTGCGCGGAATCGAAGCGGTCACCACAGGTTTTACCCCAACACCGGCCCGCGCCGTGGTAAAACTCGGTAAGAGCCAGACGGGCTTTTTCACCCTCGCCGAATTGCTGAAAAACCACGGTTACACCACCCAATTTATCTACGGTGGTGAGAGCCATTTCGACAATATGCGCAGTTTCTTCCTCGGTAATGGATTTAGCGACATTATCGACCAGAAGGATTATAAGTCTCCGGCCTTTGTTGGCTCGTGGGGCGCATCCGACGAAGATTTAATGCGTAAGGCGAATAGTGAGTTCGAGCGTCTTCACAGTGAGGGTAAGCCATTCTTTAGCTTGGTGTTTAGCTCGAGTAACCACGACCCATTCGAATTCCCCGATGGCCGTATTGAGCTGTATGAACAACCTAAGCAAACTCGCAATAACGCGGCGAAATATGCCGATTATGCAATTGGTGAGTTCTTTAAACTGGCAAAAAATGCCGACTACTGGAAGGACACTATTTTTATCGTGGTCGCCGACCACGATAGCCGCGTTGGTGGGGCCGATTTGGTGCCGGTATCGCGCTTCCGTATTCCGGGGTTAATTATTGGGGATAATGTTGCGCCAAAACGCGATCACCGTATTGTGAGTCAAATCGACTTGCCGCCAACCTTGTTATCTTTGATTGGTATTTCAGACTCTTATCCTATGCTTGGTCGTGACTTAACTCAGGTCAGCGATGATTGGCCGGGACGTGCGCTAATGCAATACGATAAAAACTTTGCCCTGATGGAAGGTAAAGATGTGGTTATCCTGCAGCCAGAGAAAGCGGCGCAGGGCTTCCAGTACGATGAAAAGACCGAGCACTTAACGCCTTATGCCCCTGCTGCACAGGCGTTGGAGAAAAAGGCCTTAGGTTGGGCGCTGTGGGGCAGCCTAGCCTACCAGCAAGAGCTGTATCGCTCGGGTAAATAA